The Castor canadensis chromosome X, mCasCan1.hap1v2, whole genome shotgun sequence genome includes a region encoding these proteins:
- the Upf3b gene encoding regulator of nonsense transcripts 3B isoform X1, with product MKEEKDHRPKEKRVTLLTPQGATCSSGGASGEGAKGDDKQDRNRDKREALSKVVIRRLPPTLTKEQLQEHLQPMPEHDYFEFFSNDTSLYPHMYSRAYINFKNQEDIILFRDRFDGYVFLDNKGQEYPAIVEFAPFQKAAKRKTKKRDTKVGTIDDDPEYRKFLESYATDEKMTSTPETLLEEIEAKNRELIAKRTTPLLSFLKNKQRMREEKREERRRREIERKRQREEERRKWKEEEKRKRKDIEKLKKIERVPEREKIKEEPKIKVHRFLLQAVNQKNLLKKPEKGDEKELDKREKPKKLDKENLIDERASGQSCMLPKRPDTELKDEKPKRLEEESGRDYRERDRDYERDQDRMLRERERLKRQEEERRRQKERYEKEKAFKRKEEEIKKEKEALRDKGKKNEGAESISSAEKTEKKEEVVKRDRIRNKDRPAMQLYQPGARSRNRLCPPDDSTKSGDSAIERKQESGISHRKEGGEE from the exons ATGAAGGAAGAGAAGGACCATAGGCCTAAGGAGAAGCGAGTGACCCTGTTAACGCCCCAGGGGGCCACTTGCAGCAGCGGTGGGGCTTCAGGAGAAGGCGCCAAAGGGGACGATAAGCAGGATCGCAACCGGGATAAGAGAGAGGCTCTGAGCAAG GTGGTAATTCGAAGATTACCTCCCACTTTGACCAAGGAACAGCTTCAGGAACATCTACAGCCTATGCCAGAGCAtgattattttgagtttttttctaatGATACTAG TCTGTATCCTCATATGTATTCCAGAGCATACATCAACTTTaaaaaccaagaggacattattTTGTTCAGGGATCGCTTTGATGGCTATGTATTCCTTGACAATAAAG gTCAGGAATATCCTGCAATAGTAGAATTTGCACCTTTTCAAAAAGCTGCAAAAAGGAAGACTAAGAAAAGAGATACCAAAGTTGGGACTATTGATGATG ATCCAGAATATAGAAAATTTTTGGAGAGTTATgccacagatgagaaaatgacatCTACTCCAGAGACATTACTAGaggaaatagaagccaaaaatagagaattaataG CTAAAAGAACAACCCCACTTTTGAGCTTCCTGAAAAACAAGCAG agaatgagagaagaaaagagggaagaaaggaggcggcgagaaatagaaagaaaaagacaaagagaagaagagagaagaaagtggaaagaagaagaaaaacgaAAACGGAAAGacatagaaaagctaaagaagatagaaagagttccagaaagggaaaaaataaaggaagaaccaAAGATTAAG GTACACAGGTTTCTGTTACAAGCTGTGAATCAGAAAAAT CTGCTGAAGAAACCAGAAAaaggagatgaaaaagaattggacaaaagagaaaaGCCCAAGAAACTGGACAAAGAGAATCTGATTGATGAAAGAGCTAGTGGGCAAAGCTGTATGCTGCCCAAGCGTCCTGATACTGAACTGAAAGATGAAAAGCCAAAGAG ACTTGAAGAAGAGAGTGGCAGAGACTACAGAGAGAGGGACCGGGATTACGAACGAGACCAGGATCGCATGCTCCGAGAAAGAGAGAGGCTGAAGCGGCAAGAAGAGGAACGCCGTAGGCAAAAGGAGCGCTATGAGAAGGAGAAggcttttaaaagaaaggaagaagaaattaaaaaagagaaagaagcactTCGggataaaggaaagaagaatgaaggTGCAGAATCAATAAGCAGCgcagaaaaaactgaaaagaaagaggaagtggtTAAGAGAGACCGCATAAGAAACAAG GATCGTCCAGCAATGCAACTTTACCAACCAGGAGCTCGAAGCCGAAATCGACTCTGTCCCCCTGATGACAGCACCAAGTCTGGAGATTCAGCAatagaaagaaagcaggaaagtgGTATTAGCcatagaaaagaaggaggagaggagtga
- the Upf3b gene encoding regulator of nonsense transcripts 3B isoform X2, producing MKEEKDHRPKEKRVTLLTPQGATCSSGGASGEGAKGDDKQDRNRDKREALSKVVIRRLPPTLTKEQLQEHLQPMPEHDYFEFFSNDTSLYPHMYSRAYINFKNQEDIILFRDRFDGYVFLDNKGQEYPAIVEFAPFQKAAKRKTKKRDTKVGTIDDDPEYRKFLESYATDEKMTSTPETLLEEIEAKNRELIAKRTTPLLSFLKNKQRMREEKREERRRREIERKRQREEERRKWKEEEKRKRKDIEKLKKIERVPEREKIKEEPKIKLLKKPEKGDEKELDKREKPKKLDKENLIDERASGQSCMLPKRPDTELKDEKPKRLEEESGRDYRERDRDYERDQDRMLRERERLKRQEEERRRQKERYEKEKAFKRKEEEIKKEKEALRDKGKKNEGAESISSAEKTEKKEEVVKRDRIRNKDRPAMQLYQPGARSRNRLCPPDDSTKSGDSAIERKQESGISHRKEGGEE from the exons ATGAAGGAAGAGAAGGACCATAGGCCTAAGGAGAAGCGAGTGACCCTGTTAACGCCCCAGGGGGCCACTTGCAGCAGCGGTGGGGCTTCAGGAGAAGGCGCCAAAGGGGACGATAAGCAGGATCGCAACCGGGATAAGAGAGAGGCTCTGAGCAAG GTGGTAATTCGAAGATTACCTCCCACTTTGACCAAGGAACAGCTTCAGGAACATCTACAGCCTATGCCAGAGCAtgattattttgagtttttttctaatGATACTAG TCTGTATCCTCATATGTATTCCAGAGCATACATCAACTTTaaaaaccaagaggacattattTTGTTCAGGGATCGCTTTGATGGCTATGTATTCCTTGACAATAAAG gTCAGGAATATCCTGCAATAGTAGAATTTGCACCTTTTCAAAAAGCTGCAAAAAGGAAGACTAAGAAAAGAGATACCAAAGTTGGGACTATTGATGATG ATCCAGAATATAGAAAATTTTTGGAGAGTTATgccacagatgagaaaatgacatCTACTCCAGAGACATTACTAGaggaaatagaagccaaaaatagagaattaataG CTAAAAGAACAACCCCACTTTTGAGCTTCCTGAAAAACAAGCAG agaatgagagaagaaaagagggaagaaaggaggcggcgagaaatagaaagaaaaagacaaagagaagaagagagaagaaagtggaaagaagaagaaaaacgaAAACGGAAAGacatagaaaagctaaagaagatagaaagagttccagaaagggaaaaaataaaggaagaaccaAAGATTAAG CTGCTGAAGAAACCAGAAAaaggagatgaaaaagaattggacaaaagagaaaaGCCCAAGAAACTGGACAAAGAGAATCTGATTGATGAAAGAGCTAGTGGGCAAAGCTGTATGCTGCCCAAGCGTCCTGATACTGAACTGAAAGATGAAAAGCCAAAGAG ACTTGAAGAAGAGAGTGGCAGAGACTACAGAGAGAGGGACCGGGATTACGAACGAGACCAGGATCGCATGCTCCGAGAAAGAGAGAGGCTGAAGCGGCAAGAAGAGGAACGCCGTAGGCAAAAGGAGCGCTATGAGAAGGAGAAggcttttaaaagaaaggaagaagaaattaaaaaagagaaagaagcactTCGggataaaggaaagaagaatgaaggTGCAGAATCAATAAGCAGCgcagaaaaaactgaaaagaaagaggaagtggtTAAGAGAGACCGCATAAGAAACAAG GATCGTCCAGCAATGCAACTTTACCAACCAGGAGCTCGAAGCCGAAATCGACTCTGTCCCCCTGATGACAGCACCAAGTCTGGAGATTCAGCAatagaaagaaagcaggaaagtgGTATTAGCcatagaaaagaaggaggagaggagtga